The nucleotide window GTGAAAATCGCCGAACTCGGTAGTTTCCACGAGGCCGCCGAGGCGCTTCACCTGTCCCAGCCGGCCTTGAGTCGGCGGATCAAGAAGCTTGAGGAAGGCCTGGGCACCTCGCTACTGGAGCGCACCACCCGCCGGGTCAGCCTGACCAGCGTGGGGCGCGACTTCCTGCCCAAGGCCAGGCGCCTGCTGGATGATTTTGAAGACTCCATCCTCAGCATCCGCGAGCTGGCCGAGCGCCAGACCGGCCAGGTCACCCTCGCCTGCATCCCCACCGCAGCGTTCTACTTCCTGCCGTCGGTGATCCGCGATTACAACGAGCAGTACCCGAAAATCCGCATTCGCCTGCTGGACCTTAGTGCCAACGACGGGCTCGAAGCCGTGTTGCGCGGCGAGGCCGACTTCGGTATCAACATGATGAGCGGCCAGCACCCGGACATCGAGTTTGTCACGCTGGTGCAAGAGCACTTTGTGCTGGCCTGCAGGCGCGACCACCCACTGGCAAACCGGGCCTCCGTTACCTGGACAGAGCTGGCGGATTACCGCCTGATCGGCGTCGGCCGCCTGAGCGGCAACCGCATGCTGCTGGACCATGCGTTGTCCGGGCTCAACCTGCGGCCCAAATGGTTCTACGAAGTGCAACACCTGTCGACGTCGCTGGGCATGGTCGAGGCCGGGCTGGGCGTGTCGGCCATGCCCAGCCTGGCCATGCCCAACGCTGATCACCCGACGCTGGTGAGCGTGCCGTTGATCGAGCCGCAAGTCACACGCACCCTGGGGCTGGTGTACCGGCGCGGCGCGTCGTTGTCGCCTGCGGCGGAGAAGTTCGTTTCGATCCTTTTGCAGCAGTGGCCCAACCGTTGAGTCGCCGCTGCGCAGGCAGGTGAGGTCAGGCGTCCTTGCCGAGTACCAGGTGGTCAAAATGCTCGATGTGCTCATCCAGGTTGTCTTCGAGCATCATCCGGTACTGCTCGCAGAAGTACTTCAGAATCTCCTCCCGGGCTGCCGCCAGTTCCGCGCCGCTCTTGAAGCTGCGGGCGCTCATCCAGGCGCTGAAACGCGTGGCGCCGAAGGTCAGCGAGGCACTCACCTTGCCCAGGTCTTCGAATTTTTCAATCTGCTGGTTGGCCAGGTCGATGTGCGCATCGGCGCGGTCATAAAAGGCCTGATCGGTAGCTTGGGTCATTGCGGTTCACCTTGTAACGGAAGCCCAAGCCTTGCATGGCGGCGCGCATACGTGCAAGGCTGAAAAAGGATCACTCATGACGAAAAGGAAGCAAAGCACCTTATGCTTGGAATCACACGTATCCATCGCTATTTGCGCCCACTGCCTGCAAAACCGACTGCAGCCAGTGGGCGTGACCTCAAGGCCAAACCAGCCGCCCGCCTCGCCTCAAAGGTTGCAAACCTCCTCTGCACTCCCCGCTCCGCCCCGCCTTACTTCTGCGTTACCCCTGAGCGCCCCCCTGTCGACCGTGTGCCTCCGACCTGACTGCCCACGCTGCAGCTCTCACACCGTATTCGCCTGTGACAGGCGGGATGTCTGACGCAACAACAAGGGGCAACACCCAATGCTTTTCTTTCAAGGTAAACAGATTCTCAGCGCCATCTTCGATATGGATGGCACCCTCTTCGACACCGAACGCTTGCGCTTCAAGACACTGAAGCAAGCCTCGCTGGAAATCTTCGGCAAAGCGCTGAGCGAGGACACATTGATCGGCTCGCTGGGCCTGAGCGCGACCAAGGCCGAAGCCCTGGCCAAGGCGCATAACGGTGAAGACTTCCCGTACGCCGAGATCCGCAAGCGCGCGGATGAACTTGAGCTCGACTATGTGCGCAATCACGGCGTACCCATCAAGGCCGGCTTGCTGGAAGTGCTGGAGCGCCTGCGCAAGTCGGGCTTGACCATGGCAGTGGCCACCTCCAGCCGCCGTGCCATTGCCGAGGAATACCTGATCAATGCCAATGTGCTGAAGTATTTCGACATCACTGTCTGTGGCGATGAAGTCAGCCAGGGCAAACCCCACCCCGAGATTTTCCTGAAAGCCGCTCGCGCGCTCAATTGCGAGCCGGGCCAATGCTTCATGGTCGAGGATTCGGAGAACGGCATGCTGTCAGCCATACGTGCCGAAGGCCAGGCGATCCTGATCGAAGACATCAAGCCGCCCGCTGCCGAGATCAAGGCTGGCGCGCTCAAAGCCTACCGCAGCATGCATGAGTTTCTCGCCGACCTTAGCGAGTGCGTACCTGACTTGGGCATGCCGGCATTGAGCGAGCCGTTCCCGGCTTCGTTGAACCAGTTCAGCGTAGGCATTCACGGCTTCGGCGCCATCGGCGGTGGTTACCTGACACAGGTGTTTTCCCATTGGGATGGCTACACCCGGCCTCGTGAAATCATCGCCGCGACCCGCTCGCGCATGCTGCGCGAAAGCGTCAATGCCTTTGGCCGCTACAGCGTGCGCTACGGTGCTACATCATTCGACCAGACCATCGACAATGTGCGCATGATCGACATGGACGATGACGACGCAGTCATCGGCATGTACACCACTGCCGAAATTATCGGCCTGAGCCTGCCCGAGCAGGCCATCCGCAACCAGGCGAAGGTGATTGCCAAAGGGCTGCTGCAACGTTTCGAACGACGTGGCCGTGACCTGACGCTGCTGATCGTGCTGAACAAGGTGGGCGGCGCCGCGTTCGTGCGCCGCCATGTGCAGGCAGAGCTGGCATTGCTGTGCCCGCCGGCAATTAGCGAGCAAGTGCTGGAAAAGACCCATTTCGCCGAAACAGTCGTCAGCCGCATCGTCTCCAAGCTCAGCAACGACGCACTGGTGCGGCAACTGCGCATCAAGTCGCAGATGTTCCAGAACAGCCTGGAAGACGAGCCGGCAGTCGCCACCAAGGCATCCACGCCAGTGCCTGAATACGAACGACTGATCGGGCGCTTCAGGCCCTTTGCCCAGCCCAGCAGCGCGATGAGCCAGCTGCACCTGATCCTGTTCAACAGCGAACCCGACATGCCGCTGTATGTAGAGCACGGCAGCGAGCTGCTCGAACGCCTGCGCCAGGTGAAGACGGTGCCGGACATCACCCAGATCCAGGTCATAAAGAACCGCCTGTGGAACGGCCCGCATGCCATCGTTGCCTGGTACGCGAGCCTGTTGGGCCATGACTCGGTGGGCCAGGGTATGGGCGATGCGCGTGTCAGCGAACTGGCCGAACGCCTGATTCGCCAGGAAGTCGGGCCAGCACTGGTGGCGGAGTACCCGCAGATGGCAGAAGTGGTCAGCCGTTTTGCCGATACCTTCCTGGAGCGCTGTGCAACCTCCTTCAAAGACCCTTGTGCCCGGGTGGGGCGCGACCCGTTGCGCAAGCTTCAGCGCAACGAACGCATCCTCAGCAGCATCGACCTTGCACGCAAGCATGGTATTGAAACCCCGTCGCTGGCGTTTGGCGCGGCACTGGCCATTCACCATGCCCTGCGCTGCGTAGACAGCAAAGACCAGGAAGCCCAGGCGATCAGACAGGTTTATCGGGATAACAACGCCAGCGTCGAGGCCGTGCTTACCCATGACGGTGACTGTAATGGCAAGCGTTTTCCAGGGCTGGACCCGATCAGGGACACGCAGCTGATCACTGCCATTTCAGATGCTTTCCGGCAGTACCCGCCAAGGGATGTGGCAAGCAGGCTGGGCGACCTTTGCATAGGCGCATGAGGTACTGCATTAGCCTGAAGCCAGCGCGGTGAATGGCACCGGCTCCGCCGGTGTTCGCGGGCGTGCCCGCTCCCACAATGACCGCGCTAGCTTTCAGGTGTTGTGCAAGACAGTAGCGTCCACAGGTATTGCATATGCCTGAGGCCTGCGCGACTACCTGTGGGAGTGGGTTTACCCGCGAAGAATCCAACACGGTGAATGGCACCGGCTCCGCCGGTGTTCGCGGCTAAAGCCGCTCCCACAGTGATCGCGCCAGCCTTCAGGTGTTGTGCAAGACAGCTGCCTCCAGGGGTACTGCATATGCCTGAGGCCTGCGCGATTACCTGTGGGAGCGGGCATGCCCGCGAAGAATCCAGTGCGGTGGATGGCACCGGCACCGCCGGTGTTCGCGGGGCAAGCCCGCTCCCACAGTGATCGCGCCGATTTCAACTGCTGGGCAAGACAGTTGTCCCCACAGGTACTGCCTGAAGCCTGCGCGACTCCCCTCGAAGAATTTGCTATCGGAACGTACCACGCATGCCTGCGGGCTTCACCGTGGGAATGACACAAAGCTTGCAAATGACACAATGTGTCATTAAGATCGCCATGTGTCCTGGCAGCGCCACTACGACGATCAGCCAGTACCCGCCCTTTTCCAAGCAGGTACCGCCCATGACGACCACCATGCATACCCCCAAGGACCAGTTGGTCAAACTCGCCCAGCAGCAGATGCTGACGGCCCTGGCCGACAACACCTACACGGCCCGGCAAAAACTTGCCCTTACCTGCCGCATCCTGTTCGACGGCGGCCACGACTCTGGCCTTGC belongs to Pseudomonas putida NBRC 14164 and includes:
- a CDS encoding DUF3144 domain-containing protein; this translates as MTQATDQAFYDRADAHIDLANQQIEKFEDLGKVSASLTFGATRFSAWMSARSFKSGAELAAAREEILKYFCEQYRMMLEDNLDEHIEHFDHLVLGKDA
- the mtlD gene encoding bifunctional mannitol-1-phosphate dehydrogenase/phosphatase; its protein translation is MLFFQGKQILSAIFDMDGTLFDTERLRFKTLKQASLEIFGKALSEDTLIGSLGLSATKAEALAKAHNGEDFPYAEIRKRADELELDYVRNHGVPIKAGLLEVLERLRKSGLTMAVATSSRRAIAEEYLINANVLKYFDITVCGDEVSQGKPHPEIFLKAARALNCEPGQCFMVEDSENGMLSAIRAEGQAILIEDIKPPAAEIKAGALKAYRSMHEFLADLSECVPDLGMPALSEPFPASLNQFSVGIHGFGAIGGGYLTQVFSHWDGYTRPREIIAATRSRMLRESVNAFGRYSVRYGATSFDQTIDNVRMIDMDDDDAVIGMYTTAEIIGLSLPEQAIRNQAKVIAKGLLQRFERRGRDLTLLIVLNKVGGAAFVRRHVQAELALLCPPAISEQVLEKTHFAETVVSRIVSKLSNDALVRQLRIKSQMFQNSLEDEPAVATKASTPVPEYERLIGRFRPFAQPSSAMSQLHLILFNSEPDMPLYVEHGSELLERLRQVKTVPDITQIQVIKNRLWNGPHAIVAWYASLLGHDSVGQGMGDARVSELAERLIRQEVGPALVAEYPQMAEVVSRFADTFLERCATSFKDPCARVGRDPLRKLQRNERILSSIDLARKHGIETPSLAFGAALAIHHALRCVDSKDQEAQAIRQVYRDNNASVEAVLTHDGDCNGKRFPGLDPIRDTQLITAISDAFRQYPPRDVASRLGDLCIGA
- a CDS encoding LysR family transcriptional regulator encodes the protein MEYELQDIRSFVKIAELGSFHEAAEALHLSQPALSRRIKKLEEGLGTSLLERTTRRVSLTSVGRDFLPKARRLLDDFEDSILSIRELAERQTGQVTLACIPTAAFYFLPSVIRDYNEQYPKIRIRLLDLSANDGLEAVLRGEADFGINMMSGQHPDIEFVTLVQEHFVLACRRDHPLANRASVTWTELADYRLIGVGRLSGNRMLLDHALSGLNLRPKWFYEVQHLSTSLGMVEAGLGVSAMPSLAMPNADHPTLVSVPLIEPQVTRTLGLVYRRGASLSPAAEKFVSILLQQWPNR